aggtttttgattttttttttttttttggggaaaCAAAGAATTAGAAACGAATCCTTCAATTTTTTCTAATGATTAATATTGTAATATGTGATCtctaatcttattttttttaagtggaattaaaaaaataaataaataatattatataatacaaAATCAGTTTTAACAACAtctcttaataaaaaatttaaagaattcaTTCGTGTTCCAATATGGCCATATGTGTAATGTGttggaaataataataataacacataAAGGCTGTGGGATCCTACGTAAGAAAGTAGTATACTACCATATACCACTGTCTGTACGTACTACATAAAATACTACAACTCTTCAACTCGTGTGTTATATTACTTATATCTTTAATCTTTCGGTTAGCTTCGCCGCTCTAGATCAGGTTCAATTTCTTATAATTAGTTTTCAAAAGGTGGCACTGGCAGCGTGCACCTAACATTCTTTTCTGCAAAGTGAATGCTACCTCGGCGCCTATCGATCACATAGTGCTAAGTGCTAACATATTTTAGGGTCGTCCTTGAACAATACTTGTTAAGTAAGGAATATTATACTGTTTGTTAATTAAACAAATCTTAATTctcaatttattatattttatatcaattatCGACCTACACTTGTACTTTTTTCCAAGCACATTAACATTCGTCCATATTTTGTCACCTTATGTATACTCTTGTAAAAGATTAACGACATGTTAATGAATACTCTAATATAAGGCGAGGAAAATGTATTGTTATACCAAAGATGAGTTGTCTCATATATATAGGCATACAAACATACGAGTTTTCATCTCCAAAGAGAATGAAGTGTTATAAAAACAAATTACTTTCAGATTTGAGATCATGAGAAGATATCCAAAACCCTCTTACGGAAGGAAGAATCTTAAACGCGTCTTACAATTTTTCAGTTGAAATAATTATTTCTCATCCATTAATATAAACTCCTTTAAATTACTAACAATACCGAATACCATTGATATGAAGGAATGGCTGTACAGGTTAAAGATAACTACAGTATACCATGCAAATAACACCTTAATGCAATCTAGTATATTCAAAATCCTTTTCACCAGTGAAAACAAAGAATCCATTTTTCTACTATAACGTGGAACCTTTGATAttattctaaaagaaaaaacacaaaaatgtgTTATATAAGGAACTAGTAcaagcttaattggagatattTCTATCTGAAGACTCCaccttttatttcaaaaaacacTTGGTTCTCTAAAGATTTTATTCATCTAGATGAATGAAGGCAATTTAGACCAAACGATTTTCAGGAGTGTATATTCCAGCAGAAATAGCTACCAAAACCCAAAATACTAGAATGCTTATGATGGCTGTTTTCAACAACTGGTCATATTTATTGTTCTGCTGCTCATCCAAGTCACTATTGGATGATGAATGCAGTGATGAAGAATCCTCATTGTCACTGATATTTATCTCCCTATGTATGCTGCTGGTTCCAGTTGCACCAGGTTGGAGCACATTCCTCTTGCCAATTCTACAACATACAATGCAAGTGCAGGACCCTCCAAGGTATGCTGGTAGTGTCGGCAGATTATCCCGAAGAAATTTCTGATGAATCTCTCCTATTTTCAACTTTTTCCTGGTAGTTGACTTTAAAACCTATATTCATTTAGGAAAATCAGCTAATTCACAAAGATGATTATACAAAATGTACCATAAGAGAATTTACAGAGGCTATTTCTGGAGCTAAAAAATTGTACTCAAGCAAACAATCTTTCGTTGAAATGTAAGGGCAGTTTACCGAAATAAATGTCTGGGCAATGACTCGAACGACAGATGGTAGTCGTATGACAAACAAACCACCAAGTCGATTAGGAAAGTGATCTTGCAGAAGGGAAGAACAAGATCTCAAGGTTTTCATGGGAATTCTCAACGGAGATAGCCCTTCACAGTCCACCAATACTGTAATCTGAGGGTTGTGCGCACTGACCAAGTGCAAGACTCCATATTCAACCTGTGATACTGAGATAAAGACAATGCAAGTGATTAAACTGAAGCATGAAAGCAATACACCTAGAGAACCAAACTTGTTATACAGAAGGAATTCGCAAATGTaagagaagaaggaggaaggtattttttggaaaaagaaaacaatcaaAACATACTAACTGCCTGAGCAAATTGAGGTCTATCACGAGACACCAATGATCTACAAGCTAGGCCAAGCCTTACAATAAGGCAAGGTCTTTGCATCACATCAAACCCATgccagaacaccaaacttgaccAACTCTCTAGCTCTTCTTCTGACAAAATTTTGTAACTCCCCCGCCATTGAATTGTCTTCTTGATTGCTGTAAAGAAGCTTGAAACGTCATTATTACAAGCTGAGTAAAATCTGTGGAGCTCATCGTCATCGATTCTGCATAAACACTACTAAATCATGGTCTGCTGCAACATGAGACACCAAGAAATATGCTATTGCTATTAAGGCAACTCTGGCCAGGATTTCAGAACTTGTGTCaagaaaatcaatttaaaaccaAAATGACAACTAACAATTGCCTTAAAGCTACCAACTATATAAATGGAATATCTAATACTTCACTATTGTAGAAGTATGAACTTCAAAAAGTAAGTGATGAATATCAAAACTGAGTACACCAGACTTAATTTTCTatacatttttttaacataCTCAACACTTTGAAAAGAGACAAAATGCATGCTgagaaattaataatttgtCCTGCTCCTTTTCCCTCAAGACAGGAGAAAGGGGCAGATCTACTCCGCCACAATAAATCACAGAATGACTGTAACTGCATGAACATCCAATAACCAGGTTTGAAATGGAATTATGGAAACATCTTGACATATTGTTGGAACTACGCAGATCATAGTAATCATCAAATACCTTTCTGGCAAACTAATCCCTTGAATTTCCAACTCTTGCTTGAGCTGAATCAACCATTTCTCATATTCTAAAACTTCAGGATCGCTCTCGCTATGACtgcaaaaagataaaaaaaaaaaaactaacttaAGTACTCAAGAAACGAAATGTATAACATTAAGAACAGAGAAGTAGCATGGCAAAGCCGGTGAATCAGAAGTGCCTCCAAGAGTTGGTTTGGTTTTTGTATAACTTATTTGTGAAGGTACACAAAAAAACTGCAATTTATCAATTCCCCAACAGATTAATGTCAAAGAACCATACATCTTCTAAGTAAATAGTAAATACCAACATCTAAGTTTGATAACCCTCTAGCAAGAATAAGCCAAATAGTTAATAATAAGTCAATGAGCAAATATATCCACTCACCACAATTCTTAAATGGAAAATACATATATTAGCAATGCAGCCATGAAACGGGATTAAATAGCACCGATTAGcacaattcttaaatataaaatacatattagtgATCCAAATCATATACCCTATACTTGAATTGGCTGGGACTGAAGACAGATCTGCAGATGCTTCTGAATCATGGGGATCAGTAATATACTCTGGTGTCCCATCACTACATTGTGATTCGTCTGTAAAAACAGTTGCAATGGAAAGGACTAATAATGGTCTTGATAGTACCTGGTTGCAGAGATACTTATTAGTTACTTACTCTTGTGAATATAGTAAAACTTGTAAGTTAAGGGAAGAGGTAAGACAACTTCACATGAAAAAGCAAATCAAAAATACTAAATCAGTTTGATCTAAGGTAACCATAATAGTCAAAGGGGCCCGAGGAAATACTGTATGCTATATCTCTGATTGCCAATGgtgaaataataatataagcaTGGATAGATTTCTCAAAACAACAATGTTGATCATTctttaaacaaaacaaaaataatttaattttgatacacctTCTATGTAAAACAATTTTAAACCGACATTGCACCAAAGCTCATAATACAAGGAAGaattattttttgagaaatgcatcaaacaaatatgaaaaaatttcaCGAAATGCATCTCAAACAAGATTCCCTAGAAGCACACGGATATAGATGAATTGAGTCAATTACAAACCTGCATACTTCTGACCAAACCCTTGAAGGGTGACCATCTCTGAATCCATTTAAATGGTGGATAGACAAGGATTTGTAGACCCTGTAAACCTCGCCATACACATGGACATCTACTCTTGGATACCCTTCTTACGGCCTCTAGTGCCGCAACTTTGATTAGAAAAAATGTGAGACGGCCTACAGGGCTGCTTCCAAATCCATCACGGGTCAAAGAAAGAAGGTGTTCGGTATTTCTGTGTTCAAAATCTTTGGGGCGAGATGACACCAGAGGCTTTTTGTAAGTTTTCTTCTCACTGATAGCATTGTTCGGTTTAGCAGTCACGCTCAAATTAGAACCTTCCACCCTCTCTCCCATGTAAATCGATGTCAAGTCAATGTCTCTGGAAGGCAGCAGAAcccaacaaaaaagaagaagcaaaagaTTATCTATCATATACAAGATTAAGATCAAATATATCCAAATAAATGTCTTGACAGTTGAAAATGATATCTGTTACTATCAAGCAACCATGAATTATGAATAGCACctcaatattttcaaaaataaagaagcaaataaataaaacaaacataaataacAGTTTCAAGCACAATCGAAGAGACAACAAGCATGAATTTCACATCAATttagcaatatatatatataacaactaGCAAGTGCATCATCTTCAAcatctattctttttttttttttctatttaattacaATAAGGAACATCAAAATGAACATAGAAAAAtaccaataaatcatcattttcTCTACACAAGACAATTCTGGCACAACTCGTAAGCTACAAAAGCAACTACAAAAGCAGAAAATCAGTATGATGCCGATTGCTGAGTTATAACATCTGATTTTAAATCTGGCACCAAATTGATATGAGAACGTTACaaatttggaaagaaaaaagacaaaataaaaaataaaaaaacagagcAAGGTGTTGATGCAAACAAGGGAGAAAacagtaaataataataaacattcTGAATTCGGAATCAGCTGGAAAAATTGACCTGAAAAGTGAAAAGTGGATATGAGCTTCGAAATGGATCGCTGTTGGTGGTAGTTGGGGGATGGAAACAAAATGGTGCTTGTTTCGTTAACTTTCCAAGTTACATCACATTCGCGGATCATTTTAGTTACTGACAATGGAAGAGGAGGAGGTGGACGAggtggaggaggaagaggaatgAGAGGAGGGACCGTAACGTGTTACGTGGACGGTTGAGATCGTTTGATTGAGACGTTAACGTGCATCCAAGCGTTGTTATTTACGGATCCAACTCATCTTCGAGTCTTGGATTTGGCCCACCCATGGACCCTTCCCTTACTACTAATGACATGACACAATTACCGAACTCCTCATTTAATTTGTTTCCTTCCGAATAAGTCATTGTTCTGTATATTTATCAGTTGGGCTTGTGGCCCAATTGAAATGTTTTTGGTGAACAAAAAAGGCCAACTAGGTGCATGAAGAACACGTGGCAGGTGGGGGCAGAGGATGAATTGCCACGTTGATGGAGAGCAATCAGCGACgaagttgaagaagaggaaggagCGGTTGTAAGCATAAGCATCTAGTGTAATAGGAGGAGATCAAGATCAAGAAGATCGATCAATGGCGTCGAATCTGAGTCCTGCGTTCGCATACACGGTTCTGTACGTGAAAGACGTAGCAAAGTCCGTAGCCTTCTATTCGAAAGCATTCGGCTACACTGTTCGTCGCTTAGACGAGTCACACAGGTATGTGTTGAGTGTTGTAGTGTTGAATTCTATTCATTTTCATGTTCATGTTCATGTTCATGCGATCCACACACACCTTTTTTGAATTAGATGGGGAGAGTTGGAGAGTGGAAACACAACAATAGCATTCACGCCACTGCACCAACACGAGACCGATGATTTGACTGGATCCGTCCAAGCGTCTCGATCCGGCCATGAAAGGCCACCTCTCGAGGTTTGCTTTGTTTACTCTGACGTTGATGCCGCTTTCAAGGTACATACGTATACTACGTGCATTgtgattttcattttatttattattattccaatAAGGAATGGTAGTTAATCTATTTTATTGAACACAAAGCTTTAGACAGTAATAGAAATAGTGAATGAAAGAGTTAGGAAATAATGGAAGTGATGTTGCAGTGGGCGGTGGAGAACGGAGCGGAGGCGGTGAGCAAGCCAGAGGTGAAGGAATGGGGACAGAAGGTTGGGTACGTCAGAGACAGAGACGGCATCGTCATCAGAATGGGTAGTCATGTCAAGCCACCGAAACAGGATTAATTACATCATTCATCAACCTCCATGCCCACCATCACCATATATGATATGCTTTTCATTTAGGACTCTATTGTAATCATAAATACAACCCGTCACTTAAACTTAATTAGCTGCCAATAATAAATGAATTTACTACTTGCTTGTATGCTTGTATTCGTAGTCAGGACTCGAGAGAGAAAACCAACTTTAATGACACAGCAATTAACACATTCTCGTAATAAAAAATCGATGCCTTGCAATGCAATCACTAGAACCAAATGCAACCGCAGAATCGCAAGTTTGCACTTAATCGTTCATACTCGAATTAGCAAGAATGGCAAACTTGATTAAATGTACATTTGCTACCTGAGAATGTGTTTAATATATAGAGAGACAACGttaacatgaaaaataaaatggcAACAAATCGGTAAAGATAAAGCCACTAAATTTTGCAGTTTTAATTTTGGTGCAGAGAATTCATTATGCTTACCCAAAATTGTATATGTTAAAAATGTacacatttaaaattttcaaatgatAATAGAACTGATTCTCAATACTCAATATTGCCAGCACCACATATTGACCATGTTTTTAACCAATGCAAAACTCAACCTCTTAGAAATCGCAATCATAATAGTACCATTCAAAAGAGTATACGACCAAACTTGGCACCTAAACTTCAATtttaatccaaaaaataaaaaggttatgaCTTGAACAAAGTATAATTTCAATCAACTAGTCAAAACACCGGCCAAGACACTTAGAATACAGTTTGTTTTCCAAGTCAGGACTAACAAAGGGCCATGTAGTGAAGAACGACATGGAGCTGAAGAAACAAGGATGTTGATAACTTCCAAGCCAATTCATTACACATTTTAAGTTATATGTCCTTCATGGTTCACAAAAGCAGGCAAGAGGCATGGTTTAGGCCACCACCAATCACAACATTTCTTGTGACTTCCTTACGCATCGACTAACCTTCTTCTTGAAAtcatctctcctctctctccatTCCTTCTGCAAAATATTAGATCACGACTTAAAACAGACTAAAAAGGGCATTCAGATTATCAAGGATGACCAGCACAAGAGGCCAACCAACATTAATAAAGACAATATAAGAATGCATGATTGGAAAAATTACAGAACCGGATGTTAAACCATGAGTACAATATGTAAATAAAGACAATAAAAGTAACAATTCTCAAATTTGTCACTCTTATGCTTCGTagttaaaacataaaaatgcttGATTTTCCTCATTTTTATGCCCGTTTCACTTCAATTAGTAGCCATACACAACATTTGCATGATGTAAATCCAATACAGCAGAATCTAACACTACTGTTAAATAGGAGAAAATAACTACTAAAACAAACAGATCATATAGGAGAGGATCCAAAGCATCTAATGACATAAGACTTGCATTCTAACATAGAAAATAGACTACAAAGGCAATCCAAtatttattaaacaaaactCTAATGAGAGAAGGGAGAAGGTATTAATAAAACACTGCAAAAGGTAAAACAACAGCGGTCAAACTTACGGCAGCTTCAACGTTTGCTGGAGATTCATCATTGGGGCTCGAAAGCATTGATATAATACTCAGCACTATACTCTCTACCtgcaaaataacaaaaaaaaaatatatattcttaagtGGGGATTTGAGATAGtttcacaaatacataaaatcaTTGATTGTAGACAAGATGTGGCATAACAATTCTAAGAAAGTCCATCAAATTTATGAATTGCAAACCAACCTATGTTTTCACTTTAAAGCTATAAAATCCATCACAAACTTAAAATCGAACTACTAACTTGCATTTCAATCTAACCACATTGAAAAACTGACTACACttgtaaaacatgaaaagtcTGGATTTGTAATCTAGTAGTTTGACAAATCCCTTATTGTTTAGCAGTGTAAAGTATCAATAACTCCATCTTTCCATTACTAGTTGATCAGCCCAAATGCAATGGTGATAATGCAAattcaaacaaacaaaacatcCACAACATGACATATAatatagagaagaaaaacaggtaaatctaactaaaataccACAGCATAAGATTAGCTTCTTTAGGAGAACACAAGGTGGTGGTGTAGTGCTATTAAGTTAAACAATGCTGGGTTTCAATATTATAGCTGTTATAGTGTTATATGAGGTTTACTAATTGTGGAAATTTGAGCTTTACAATGCTTGTTGTATTTTCAACTTCAGGCTCCACTTTTCTTGATAAGAAATGTAAGATATCAACATTATCTACCTATTCTTTTAAGGGGGTAACAAGAGAAGTGGGGACAAGAGAAGGAAAGATACAACGGCAAAGATCTCCATACTACCACAACTTATTAAACCAACTTTAAATGAAACGCAGATATTACACGAGAATATTGATATTCAAAACCCCTTTATAGTATGCATATCATGCATAGGGCCAAaccacaagaagaaaaatgagtaaGACAACTGCTTCAAGCAGGAGTTGGGAGATAccaagggtttttttttttttgaaagagatACTAAAGTTTTAACCAGAAAAATCTAAAACGATATTTAATTGGTCATATCAAAGCCAAGCTATAATTTTAATGACGAAAGCTCGAACTCTCATTAATTCAAAATGAACATCCTCCACTCTTGCCAAAGCAAATTAAAACAACTATGCTAAAAGGTGTTTATATTCTCACATACCGTATGAACAGGATTCCAGCGCTCACTTGCAAGCTCATAACCATTTGGATCGTCACCGGGAGGGTGAAGAATTGATATGCAAACTCGACCATCAGGATATACTGCAAATTATACAGCAAGCTTCAGTCTCATGTAGTTCAAATCAAAACGATACCACAAGTAAAACTAACCATTTGGGTGCCATATCTCGGAAGTGAATTTCACTGTTGGTGGGCTGTTTGGGTAATTGGATGGAAAGCTCATGATGGCATTGAAAAATCCCCCCTCACTGTCAAACAATGCAAAACAGCAGCAGTGTCAGTAAAATCCCAATGctaataaagaaagaaaacaaataataatcaaaTCATGCAATGAATGGAAAGTAGATTGGTTTCAATCAAGGGCATCTTCAATCATTCCAATAATAAAAGAGAGGTATGAAGATAAGCACAATGTTGTGCTATCAAACAACCCAATCATGAAGGAAGGGTCTAAGAATTAGGGCAGGCAAAACACAAGCTCGTTAAATAAAACACCTTTATCAACCAACagaatgaatgaagaatccaAAACAATCAAATTGAATACATGAtctttaacaaaagaaaaaaaaggaaaaaaccctGCCCTTGACTAAACCCCTCATGAAAACACAGTTCGCAATCCAATAATCaagaaccaaaataaaaaacccAAACTTACAATCGAAAATCACAAATATTTCAAGTAGCAGGGCATCCAATTATCGATTACAacaatcatagaacaaaataaaaacattaaatttgattaaaaggAGCTCACTAGAGAGTATCGGGAGGTCCAATTACGGTTACACTCCATTCAAAGATGTTGCTTTCATCGACCAAACCCGCGGAGAACCCATCAACAGGGTTCTTGCAAAGATCTGCAACCAAAAGGAACAACAAATCAAGACATAGCGGAAAAACCACGCAATAACAAAGCCACCGCGGcatcaattaataaatatatatatatacacacaaaacAATCGAAGATTGTAGAAAAGGGTGGATAGGGTTCTGAACCTTTGAGCTGTTTTTGAAGGAGAAGGCTAGCCTGAGACGCCATCAAAAGAAAcgattagagagagagagagagaagggtgCCAAAGAAAGGAGTGAGAGAGAGATTGCGAAACAAAACAGAGAACTTGAAAAGCCGACACTTTACGAATATTTATAAGGAGAGCGAACAAGTGGGATTTAGAAGAGAAAATACGCGAGTTCTTGTTATTTTGAGTTTATATAACGAtatgataagatattttggGTTCGGATTTTCGGGTTTTACGGTTCAAATAATTAGTCTGTTTTTTTCAGTTTCAGGGCCCTTTCTCTTCCTATGCCAGCGGGCCgctatttttctctttttgtttctAAGATTCTGGTTAGTTCccataaaagaaaaggaaaaaaaatggtTGAAAAATTTAGTATCTCTATTAGGCATTAGCTCATCTCGAACTTGGATTTTGATATGATTAAATTAGaagaatttttataattattcaattagatatatgtttaaataaaattttaaaaaataagattaaaaataaaaatatcactaAATATTGATTTAAAATCGGTCATATCATAGTTATAGGAAATAGTGTTTGATTTTTAGACTATATCAATTATCAAGTGGATCCTTGCAATCAATAATATCTTCACGAACCTATatcatttgtatattttttttattctcaaaGCTATGATTGTGATACATAGGATCCTCTTTATTTACGGAGACTTGCTACAAATACAAGTTTTTTtggtatataattttatataagttAGTCTAAGTTTAACAAAAACAACTCTCAAtttaaaaagcgtataaatatGTACTTCCTCAACTTTGAAtagagcaaaataaaaaaaggttcTTCTTCAACATCTGTATTCCACgtttcttcctcctcctctttctccttcttctttacatTCCTCCTCATTTTTCTTcgcatttcttcttcttcttcgcgtgtTTCATCCTCATCGTAGTTTTTTTACTATTGTTATtattgctgcatttttttctcctcatctttctattgattttgcaaTATTATGTattgttttattctttatttaattttttctcctaaaaagaattataagaaaacgaaataacaaaatgagaaagtagaagcagtagaagatgaggaggaaaaagaggaacagttttaaattatgcagaagTTATCAGAATACAAATTAACCCCAAATATCTTCATACAAATTAaccccaaatatcttcgtgttacactcAAATTTattgcaaatacagaaaaatactTCCTCTaatgttgcattttttttcttcttttttttcttatttctttctttcttttagttaaatgaatgtctttcaattaattttacagcattatgtgtttttttcttctttgtttgacttttttttattcttattaagagagtaaaacaaaaagaaatttaagaaggtaaaacaaaaagtaaaagatgaataagaaaaaaagaagaagaagatggtgatgatgataaaaaaaaagagaagaagcagtagaagatgaggaggaggaagatgaaaagttttgaattatgcagaacttatcaaaataaaaatacatccaaatatcttcgtgttacacccaaatttactgcaaatatagaaaaatacttCCTCTaatactatatttttttcttatttctttctttattttagttaaatgaatgtacgttcatcatctttcaagtaattttgcagcattatgtgtttcttattcttctttatttgattttttttgtttttattcttgttaagagagtaacaAGAAGAAGTTTGAGAAGATAagacaaaaaggaaaagatgaataagtaaaaaaaaaagaagaatatgatgataaaaaaaaagaataagcagtagaaaatgaaaaggaagaagaggaagagttttgaattacgtagaacttatcagaataaaaatatacccaaaattcttaaaaattcacTCAAATGTCTTCgagttacacccaaatatcttcgtgttacacatAAATTTACTATAAATACAGAAAAAATTTTCTCTAatgctacatttttttcttctgaattGAATCACTCagccacttgattggattcaaaacaataaaaataggaaaaaaaattcaaatgaaaaaagaaagaggaaaaggaggAGGAATATGTGGTATTGATGAGAAGAAATTctaatgaaaaaagaaagaggaagaggagaaagaatAAGAGGTAGTATTGATGATGACGATAACGAAAAAGAATAATAACAAAGAAGAACGTTAACAGCACAAAGCGTGTAAATATAAATGACTTATAAAGACTTATATAAAAAAACGCTTGTATGTAGAGaataattcttatttttatatttttatttttagttatgatTCATAGATAAGCTTTCTTAAACAAAATCAACAATAGTAACTTTTGGCAATGTTtagctaatatttttttattataaatatttacattacatcttatgattttttttttaatttaagtatCGAAATCTTTTAAAAGTATTCTCATActccaaaaacttgatacgagCTCTCCAAAGATCTTTGGATCAGAATGTCCAAGCccattgtttaatttttttattttagataacactttgaaatatataatatttattaaaaaaatttaaagtcaaTAGAAATTTACTAAATATAGTTCAAagtcattttattttatattttttaattatcat
The genomic region above belongs to Arachis duranensis cultivar V14167 chromosome 3, aradu.V14167.gnm2.J7QH, whole genome shotgun sequence and contains:
- the LOC107476860 gene encoding uncharacterized protein LOC107476860, with translation MASNLSPAFAYTVLYVKDVAKSVAFYSKAFGYTVRRLDESHRWGELESGNTTIAFTPLHQHETDDLTGSVQASRSGHERPPLEVCFVYSDVDAAFKWAVENGAEAVSKPEVKEWGQKVGYVRDRDGIVIRMGSHVKPPKQD
- the LOC107476861 gene encoding phosphatidylinositol/phosphatidylcholine transfer protein SFH10, whose protein sequence is MGERVEGSNLSVTAKPNNAISEKKTYKKPLVSSRPKDFEHRNTEHLLSLTRDGFGSSPVGRLTFFLIKVAALEAVRRVSKSRCPCVWRGLQGLQILVYPPFKWIQRWSPFKGLVRSMQVLSRPLLVLSIATVFTDESQCSDGTPEYITDPHDSEASADLSSVPANSSIGHSESDPEVLEYEKWLIQLKQELEIQGISLPERIDDDELHRFYSACNNDVSSFFTAIKKTIQWRGSYKILSEEELESWSSLVFWHGFDVMQRPCLIVRLGLACRSLVSRDRPQFAQAVISQVEYGVLHLVSAHNPQITVLVDCEGLSPLRIPMKTLRSCSSLLQDHFPNRLGGLFVIRLPSVVRVIAQTFISVLKSTTRKKLKIGEIHQKFLRDNLPTLPAYLGGSCTCIVCCRIGKRNVLQPGATGTSSIHREINISDNEDSSSLHSSSNSDLDEQQNNKYDQLLKTAIISILVFWVLVAISAGIYTPENRLV
- the LOC107476859 gene encoding ubiquitin-conjugating enzyme E2 7 codes for the protein MASQASLLLQKQLKDLCKNPVDGFSAGLVDESNIFEWSVTVIGPPDTLYEGGFFNAIMSFPSNYPNSPPTVKFTSEIWHPNVYPDGRVCISILHPPGDDPNGYELASERWNPVHTVESIVLSIISMLSSPNDESPANVEAAKEWRERRDDFKKKVSRCVRKSQEML